CACTCATGGACTTATGCGGATGCTTACGAGAGGCTCATAGATTTACTGAACGGGGCAGCCGGTTTTTCCTACAAGATTTACGCCGTGGCACGGGATGATCCCGTTCATGGTGCGTTAGATCAGGACCGGCTCTACGAGGCCATAAGAAAACAGATTGCCCGATCACAGGTTGTGGTGCTCCTTGCCGGGGTTGACGCCTCATACGACAAGTGGACCGACAAAGAGATCGAGATAGCGAAGCGTGAATTTGCAGCTCAAAGACCGATAATCGCCATTGAGGCCTGGGATCCCGATAAGACATCACAGGCAGTTAGATGCAACGCTGACCGGCTTGTTACGTGGAACGCCGACAGCGTTGTGCTCGCAATCAAGGAACTGGCCAAATAGGCCTACATCAGAAACCTTATCTTACTTTTTGGCTTTGCTCGCTTTCTTTGGCTGAGCCTTCTTGGCCGCTTTTTTTGGAGCGGCTTTTGTCGTGCCGCACCCTTTCATTCCGCATGTCATTGCGTATCACCTCCTTTGAATCCATGATATGAAAGTCAGAATTCTTTGTCAAGATTATCTTGCGAGGTTTGCGCATCCAGTATGTTGACAGGCAAGCCTCACGAGATTTACTATTATAACAAAGGTGAAAAACGGCGATGATGGCTGAAATCACCTACAAGTGTTACAACGGTGCCAGGGCCATAAGACGATGGGCTATCCCGTATCTATACTCGGTG
This genomic window from Syntrophorhabdaceae bacterium contains:
- a CDS encoding TIR domain-containing protein encodes the protein MAPYKLFISHSWTYADAYERLIDLLNGAAGFSYKIYAVARDDPVHGALDQDRLYEAIRKQIARSQVVVLLAGVDASYDKWTDKEIEIAKREFAAQRPIIAIEAWDPDKTSQAVRCNADRLVTWNADSVVLAIKELAK